The following coding sequences are from one Gemmatimonas sp. UBA7669 window:
- a CDS encoding DUF305 domain-containing protein, which yields MQDLRKFQSGQRACREGVWVGARLFAVSTFALTTACSPKTDRPTTGDTAAAVVAGSLTSAAAPDSGSMAGMDHRAMSTVGNMTVSGGATSDPDRDFLRMMSEHHKGMIAMAHLTVEVKRGSATTQADAEMLDTKQDAELDSMVTKLERQYKDRYDPKIRPDNQRMLDQLKPLSGAAFDRMFYHHVVQHHQQATQMIDHYLPMLKDAKVKAMAERMKRDQTREIAQFQRKVSGQ from the coding sequence ATGCAGGATTTGAGGAAGTTTCAAAGTGGTCAGCGCGCATGCCGTGAGGGCGTCTGGGTCGGGGCACGTCTCTTCGCCGTGTCGACGTTTGCGCTGACGACAGCCTGTTCGCCCAAGACGGATCGACCGACCACTGGTGACACCGCGGCTGCGGTAGTGGCCGGTTCATTGACGAGCGCGGCTGCACCCGATAGCGGCAGCATGGCCGGAATGGACCACCGCGCCATGAGCACCGTTGGCAACATGACAGTCAGCGGTGGTGCCACCAGCGATCCGGACCGCGACTTTCTGCGTATGATGAGCGAGCATCACAAGGGGATGATCGCGATGGCCCATCTGACCGTCGAAGTTAAGCGGGGGTCGGCCACGACGCAGGCCGATGCCGAGATGCTCGACACCAAGCAGGACGCCGAGCTTGATTCGATGGTGACCAAGTTGGAGCGGCAGTACAAAGATCGGTACGATCCGAAGATCAGGCCCGACAATCAGCGCATGCTCGACCAACTCAAGCCATTGAGTGGCGCCGCATTTGACCGGATGTTCTACCACCACGTGGTACAGCATCACCAGCAGGCGACGCAGATGATCGACCACTACCTGCCGATGCTGAAGGACGCGAAGGTCAAGGCAATGGCCGAGCGCATGAAGCGCGACCAGACGCGCGAAATCGCGCAGTTTCAGCGCAAGGTGTCGGGGCAATAG
- a CDS encoding copper resistance D family protein, with amino-acid sequence MDPFSVESPSFVVTRLVSYAALLAVIGSAVALRGVMPWVRTRGRLDSADPRRACRRLLRRLLDVQRFGWVAWIIAWIARWAMQALAFFGPPAAWDLDGVWTLTWDTAWGRAWLLQGVAIAGLMALPNATGRRRTRDQFLASGALLALVVGQALGGHAVTVTPPVIGVVAHVLHLVAAGQWLGLLAVLIVGGLLRAPLTVQASALSAFSRVAQLAVSVLLVSGAAMAWLHGVRLDSLWGPSYARLVLLKVLLVMPTLALGGWNWRFVLPRLEKGQAVSAFRISAWLELGIGIGILLVTATLVATELPA; translated from the coding sequence ATGGACCCCTTCAGTGTCGAGTCGCCGTCATTCGTCGTCACGCGTCTCGTATCATATGCGGCGCTCCTCGCCGTCATCGGCTCCGCCGTCGCCCTTCGCGGGGTCATGCCATGGGTGCGTACCCGCGGTCGGCTCGACAGCGCGGACCCGCGGCGCGCCTGTCGGCGGTTGCTGCGCCGTCTGCTTGACGTCCAGCGATTCGGTTGGGTCGCGTGGATCATCGCGTGGATCGCCCGATGGGCCATGCAAGCGTTGGCCTTCTTCGGTCCGCCCGCCGCGTGGGATCTCGATGGGGTCTGGACGCTCACGTGGGACACCGCCTGGGGACGAGCGTGGTTGTTGCAGGGTGTCGCAATAGCCGGCCTGATGGCGCTGCCGAACGCCACCGGTCGGCGTCGGACGCGTGACCAGTTCCTGGCGAGCGGTGCCCTCCTTGCGCTTGTTGTGGGACAAGCGCTCGGGGGACATGCCGTCACCGTCACCCCTCCCGTCATCGGCGTGGTCGCTCACGTTCTGCATCTCGTGGCCGCCGGACAGTGGCTCGGTCTGCTGGCTGTCCTCATTGTGGGCGGGCTCCTGCGGGCACCGCTGACGGTGCAAGCGTCCGCGCTCTCGGCCTTCTCAAGGGTGGCGCAGCTCGCCGTGAGCGTGCTCCTCGTCTCGGGGGCAGCGATGGCGTGGCTGCATGGCGTGCGTCTTGATTCCTTGTGGGGACCGTCCTACGCGCGCCTCGTGCTGCTCAAGGTGCTCCTCGTGATGCCCACACTGGCATTGGGTGGCTGGAATTGGCGCTTCGTGCTGCCACGCTTGGAGAAGGGACAAGCCGTATCGGCATTTCGCATCAGCGCGTGGCTCGAGCTCGGCATTGGCATCGGTATCCTGCTGGTCACGGCAACGCTCGTCGCGACGGAGCTGCCGGCTTGA